In Stenotrophomonas sp. ASS1, the following proteins share a genomic window:
- a CDS encoding SEL1-like repeat protein: MKRWTLPLLLPMLALAPMQSQAAESKPLALPADPTSDPLMITAGFLSGHPDLRFRLLGMEKRNAGDQEAAFKFFQRAAFYADKPSQAMVAEMLWNGSGTPADRALAYAWMDLAAERGYEGFVELRERYWAALTAEQRSHAVVEGEAIYARFGDSAAKPRIATVLRRERRAVTGSRTGFAGNLRIMVPGPAGPEEIDGSKFYDDRYWDPDKYQQWHDAIWAKPRVARVDVGALSQVKGEPERRTRIADVPPDPDANEPFTDDLQPTKQPVPEKP; encoded by the coding sequence GTGAAACGTTGGACACTGCCACTGTTGTTGCCGATGCTCGCCTTGGCGCCCATGCAGAGCCAAGCGGCAGAAAGCAAGCCGCTGGCCCTGCCTGCCGACCCGACCAGCGACCCGCTGATGATCACCGCCGGGTTCCTCAGCGGCCATCCGGACCTGCGCTTTCGCCTTCTGGGAATGGAGAAGCGCAATGCAGGCGACCAGGAGGCCGCTTTCAAGTTCTTCCAGCGTGCCGCGTTCTATGCAGACAAACCTTCGCAGGCCATGGTTGCCGAAATGCTGTGGAATGGCTCGGGCACCCCGGCTGATCGCGCACTGGCTTATGCCTGGATGGATCTCGCCGCCGAACGAGGCTACGAAGGGTTTGTCGAGTTGCGGGAGCGCTACTGGGCCGCGCTGACGGCAGAGCAACGTTCCCACGCCGTAGTCGAGGGTGAAGCCATCTACGCTCGATTCGGGGATTCCGCTGCAAAGCCACGCATCGCCACCGTGCTGCGCCGTGAGCGCCGCGCAGTAACCGGGAGCCGCACCGGATTTGCCGGCAATCTACGGATCATGGTCCCCGGTCCGGCCGGTCCGGAAGAGATAGACGGCAGCAAATTCTATGACGATCGCTACTGGGATCCGGACAAGTATCAGCAATGGCACGATGCCATCTGGGCAAAACCCAGGGTTGCCCGAGTTGACGTCGGCGCACTCAGCCAAGTGAAGGGCGAACCTGAACGCAGGACCCGGATCGCGGATGTTCCACCCGATCCGGATGCCAACGAACCGTTTACTGACGACCTGCAACCAACAAAGCAGCCCGTCCCGGAAAAGCCCTGA
- a CDS encoding M13-type metalloendopeptidase has product MTRTPKIVLLTLAVSAALVGCGKNETPAKDATASTPAAAEATNYTLDESKLPAYNAFQPSDLDASKDACGAFGDYVNSKWLAANEIPGDRTSWGAFTILDERSVAVQHQLAEQVAQVKNPNHIEKIVGDLWATGMDEAKINAQGIEPLKADLTAIDGLQDKAAIADYLRSSAAKGDNVLFGFGAEADFKNSAVNLAYASQGGLGLPDSTYYTDAKNADKLKAYQAHVAKVLELSGVAAADAAKQAEDVVKFETRLAKASKSRVELSRNVELYYNPVTLADADKLTPNFSWTEFFKSQGVAAPEKFSLAMPAFHEEVSKALGDTDPSVWRAYLRFHTVDSASPYLADAFVQENYEFYGKTLNGQKEQKPRWKRVLGTIENDAGEAFGQLYVKVAFSPEAKAKMEELVKNLAASLKERIQGLSWMSDETKAKAIAKWETFTPKIGYPDKWRDWAGLQTQRDSYLGNVRAASEFNYKFNLSKIGKPVDKTEWGMTPQTVNAYYNPLQNEIVFPAAILQPPFFDPKADDALNYGGIGAVIGHEMTHGYDDQGARFGPTGNMEDWWTAADKKNFEGLTGKLVKQFDQYKVDGQAVNGHLTLGENIADLGGLATAYDALQKASAGKEDAKVDGFTRDQRFFFNWATVWRTKYTPENAKVRLATDPHAPAQFRAMGAPSNLPTFAAAFQCKAGSPMARAGEQQVVIW; this is encoded by the coding sequence GTGACCCGTACTCCCAAGATCGTGCTGCTGACCCTGGCCGTTTCGGCCGCGCTGGTCGGCTGCGGCAAGAACGAAACCCCGGCCAAGGATGCCACCGCCTCCACGCCGGCCGCGGCCGAAGCCACCAACTACACGCTGGACGAGAGCAAGCTGCCGGCCTACAACGCCTTCCAGCCCAGCGATCTGGATGCCAGCAAGGACGCCTGTGGCGCCTTCGGCGACTACGTCAACAGCAAGTGGCTGGCCGCCAATGAAATTCCGGGCGACCGCACCAGCTGGGGCGCGTTCACCATCCTCGACGAGCGTTCGGTGGCCGTACAGCACCAGTTGGCTGAACAGGTCGCGCAGGTCAAGAACCCGAACCATATCGAGAAGATCGTCGGCGACCTGTGGGCCACCGGCATGGACGAAGCCAAGATCAATGCCCAGGGCATCGAGCCGCTGAAGGCCGACCTGACCGCGATCGACGGCCTGCAGGACAAGGCGGCCATCGCCGACTACCTGCGCAGCAGCGCGGCCAAGGGTGACAACGTCCTGTTCGGCTTCGGCGCTGAAGCCGACTTCAAGAACTCGGCCGTGAACCTGGCCTACGCCAGCCAGGGCGGCCTGGGCCTGCCGGACAGCACCTACTACACCGATGCCAAGAACGCCGACAAGCTGAAGGCCTACCAGGCACACGTCGCCAAGGTGCTGGAGCTGTCCGGCGTCGCCGCTGCCGACGCTGCCAAGCAGGCCGAGGACGTGGTCAAGTTCGAGACCCGCCTGGCCAAGGCCTCCAAGTCGCGCGTGGAGCTGTCGCGCAACGTCGAGCTGTACTACAACCCGGTCACCCTGGCCGACGCTGACAAGCTGACCCCGAACTTCAGCTGGACCGAGTTCTTCAAGTCGCAGGGCGTAGCCGCGCCGGAGAAGTTCTCGCTGGCCATGCCGGCCTTCCATGAGGAAGTGAGCAAGGCGCTGGGCGATACCGATCCGTCGGTGTGGCGCGCCTACCTGCGCTTCCACACCGTGGACAGCGCCTCGCCGTACCTGGCCGATGCCTTCGTGCAGGAGAACTACGAGTTCTACGGCAAGACCCTCAATGGCCAGAAGGAACAGAAGCCGCGCTGGAAGCGCGTGCTGGGCACCATCGAGAACGACGCCGGTGAAGCCTTCGGCCAGCTGTACGTGAAGGTTGCCTTCTCGCCGGAAGCCAAGGCGAAGATGGAAGAGCTGGTGAAGAATCTGGCCGCTTCGCTGAAGGAACGCATCCAGGGCCTGAGCTGGATGAGCGATGAAACCAAGGCCAAGGCCATCGCCAAGTGGGAAACCTTCACCCCGAAGATCGGTTACCCGGACAAGTGGCGTGACTGGGCGGGCCTGCAGACCCAGCGCGACAGCTACCTGGGCAATGTGCGCGCAGCCAGTGAGTTCAACTACAAGTTCAACCTGTCCAAGATCGGCAAGCCGGTGGACAAGACCGAGTGGGGCATGACCCCGCAGACGGTCAACGCCTACTACAACCCGCTGCAGAACGAGATCGTGTTCCCGGCCGCCATCCTGCAGCCGCCGTTCTTCGATCCGAAGGCCGACGACGCACTGAACTATGGCGGCATCGGTGCGGTGATCGGCCACGAAATGACCCACGGTTACGACGACCAGGGTGCACGCTTCGGGCCGACCGGCAACATGGAAGACTGGTGGACCGCCGCTGACAAGAAGAACTTCGAAGGCTTGACCGGCAAGCTGGTCAAGCAGTTCGACCAGTACAAGGTCGACGGCCAGGCCGTGAACGGTCACCTGACCCTGGGCGAGAACATCGCCGACCTGGGCGGCCTGGCTACCGCCTACGACGCCCTGCAGAAGGCGTCCGCCGGCAAGGAAGATGCAAAGGTCGATGGATTCACCCGCGACCAGCGCTTCTTCTTCAACTGGGCCACCGTGTG
- a CDS encoding TonB-dependent receptor, giving the protein MTIRKALCRHPLSFALTTALLATGIAPAFAQEAGNEAGGKNATNLDRVSVVGSRIKRADVEGPAPVTVITRADIDREGFQSVGDMLQTLTQNTTSSFTGDLNVGGFTPNAQVVNLRNLGPGYTLTLINGRRPAQYPQPYNRDNNVVNIKAIPSSIVERVEILTGGASAIYGSDAVAGVVNIVLRKNYDGQQIKLTTGTTEEGGGDSVNVEYTGGKTGDRWSATYAFQYQENEPVFASQRDFLADTRQNEIGLAVNPSLSLAAISAGGRNGHTRNFNALYDAAACDAFGYTTVTTATRGKYCGSYTQPASRSIQNKNRNFNGYAYGTFDFTDTLQAFGSVNFYKTDAKASSGTEFWATSNDRFTSNRAGAATSAYYDSNLRDIIQLQRVFNPFELGGNEAASTLYDEKSYDFTLGITGTIADRFDWEASANYGKYDYTADRPRLLAKPVHDYFLGPLQGYTTDNYPIYALDQARWNSPITPEIYRSFATRVKNKAEATSATVNFNISGDLFELPAGAVGFAGVIEGVRQTTDVNSDPRTNQLRPLDGQTIYNLTSSGETHGTRDRYAIGTEFRVPIFSNLSMNIAGRYDKYDDITAVDDAKTWNVGLEWRPFSNLLVRGSYATSFRAPDMQLVYAEGAASYSNIVDDYSCRSGTGLGQPAGTPGRTRTQCNRTTDITYYQAQSLTAGNPQLKEEEGKSWGVGFVWDIVDNMSLTVDYYKIRLEDAASQLSSTYLLQNEANCRLGVRPDGSPFPFGMDSTFCQNLTSLITRTSAPGTTLDGRIQRLNTAYINTALLETSGIDASYKYRLDTDRLGRFGLDLGYSLMLTNKYQENDDDELIDYRDLPDHDWSQRSRFRGSLSWSKDEWGATLFSTRYGSNWNRAQTQRLGPYSVYNLQLTKKFGPNVTADFTVVNLTNNTFRRDPTDTNYPYFNPLIGADPLGRRYYVSLSYRF; this is encoded by the coding sequence ATGACCATCCGCAAGGCGCTCTGTCGCCACCCGCTGAGCTTCGCGCTCACCACGGCCCTGTTGGCCACCGGCATCGCTCCTGCCTTCGCACAGGAAGCCGGCAATGAGGCAGGCGGCAAGAACGCAACCAATCTCGATCGTGTCTCGGTGGTGGGTTCGCGCATCAAGCGCGCTGACGTTGAAGGCCCGGCACCGGTGACGGTGATCACCCGTGCGGACATTGACCGGGAAGGCTTCCAGTCCGTCGGCGACATGCTGCAGACCTTGACCCAGAACACCACCAGCTCTTTCACTGGTGACCTGAACGTGGGCGGCTTTACGCCGAACGCCCAGGTTGTCAACCTGCGCAACCTGGGCCCGGGCTACACCCTGACCCTGATCAACGGGCGTCGTCCGGCCCAGTATCCGCAGCCGTACAACCGCGACAACAACGTTGTGAACATCAAGGCCATCCCGAGCTCGATCGTCGAGCGCGTGGAAATCCTGACCGGTGGCGCCTCGGCGATCTACGGCTCGGACGCCGTCGCCGGTGTGGTCAACATCGTGCTGCGCAAGAATTACGATGGACAGCAGATCAAGCTGACCACCGGCACCACCGAAGAAGGCGGCGGCGATAGCGTCAACGTCGAATACACCGGCGGCAAGACAGGTGACCGTTGGAGCGCGACCTACGCCTTCCAGTACCAGGAGAACGAGCCGGTGTTCGCCAGCCAGCGCGACTTCCTGGCCGACACCCGCCAGAACGAGATCGGCTTGGCCGTCAATCCGAGCCTTTCGCTGGCTGCCATCAGCGCCGGTGGACGCAATGGCCACACCCGCAACTTCAACGCGCTCTATGACGCGGCGGCCTGCGATGCGTTCGGCTACACCACCGTGACCACCGCAACCCGTGGCAAGTACTGCGGCAGCTACACCCAGCCGGCTTCGCGCTCGATCCAGAACAAGAATCGCAACTTCAACGGCTACGCATACGGTACGTTTGATTTCACCGACACTCTGCAGGCCTTCGGCAGCGTCAACTTCTACAAGACAGACGCCAAGGCCAGCAGTGGCACCGAGTTCTGGGCCACCTCGAACGACCGCTTCACCTCCAACCGCGCAGGTGCTGCAACTTCGGCGTACTACGATTCCAATCTGAGGGATATCATCCAGCTGCAGCGCGTATTCAACCCGTTCGAGCTGGGCGGAAATGAAGCGGCCAGCACGCTGTACGACGAGAAGAGCTACGATTTCACCCTCGGCATCACCGGCACCATCGCCGATCGATTCGACTGGGAAGCCAGCGCGAACTATGGCAAATACGACTACACCGCCGATCGCCCACGCCTGTTGGCCAAGCCGGTCCACGACTATTTCCTGGGCCCACTGCAGGGTTACACCACCGACAACTACCCGATCTATGCGCTCGACCAGGCACGTTGGAACTCACCGATCACGCCGGAAATCTACCGTTCGTTCGCAACCCGCGTAAAGAACAAAGCTGAAGCCACCTCGGCCACCGTCAACTTCAACATCAGCGGCGACCTGTTCGAACTTCCGGCTGGTGCCGTTGGCTTTGCCGGTGTCATCGAAGGCGTCCGCCAGACCACCGACGTGAACAGCGACCCGCGCACCAACCAGCTGCGTCCGCTCGACGGCCAGACCATCTATAACCTGACCAGCTCGGGCGAGACCCACGGAACGCGTGATCGCTATGCGATCGGCACCGAGTTCCGCGTGCCGATCTTCAGCAACCTTTCGATGAACATCGCAGGTCGCTACGACAAGTACGACGACATCACGGCCGTGGACGACGCAAAGACCTGGAACGTTGGCCTGGAATGGCGTCCCTTCAGCAACCTGCTGGTGCGTGGCTCCTACGCCACCAGCTTCCGCGCTCCGGACATGCAGCTGGTCTACGCCGAAGGTGCTGCGTCGTACTCGAATATCGTCGATGACTACAGCTGCCGTTCGGGTACCGGCCTTGGCCAGCCGGCAGGCACACCTGGCCGCACCCGCACGCAGTGCAACCGCACCACCGACATCACCTATTACCAGGCGCAGTCGCTGACCGCCGGCAACCCGCAGCTGAAGGAAGAAGAAGGCAAGTCGTGGGGCGTCGGCTTCGTGTGGGACATCGTGGACAACATGTCGCTGACGGTGGACTACTACAAGATCCGTCTGGAAGATGCCGCCTCGCAGTTGAGCTCGACCTACCTGCTGCAGAACGAAGCCAATTGCCGACTGGGCGTCCGCCCGGATGGCTCTCCCTTCCCGTTCGGCATGGACTCGACCTTCTGCCAGAACCTGACCAGCCTGATCACCCGTACAAGCGCTCCGGGCACCACGCTTGATGGTCGCATCCAGCGTCTGAATACTGCATACATCAACACCGCGCTGCTGGAAACCAGCGGTATCGATGCGTCGTACAAGTATCGTCTGGACACCGATCGCCTTGGCAGGTTCGGCCTGGACCTGGGCTACTCGCTGATGCTGACCAACAAGTATCAGGAAAACGATGACGACGAACTCATCGATTACCGCGATCTGCCCGATCACGACTGGAGCCAGCGCAGCCGCTTCCGTGGCAGCCTGAGCTGGTCGAAGGACGAATGGGGCGCGACGCTGTTCAGCACCCGCTACGGTTCGAACTGGAATCGCGCGCAAACCCAGCGCCTGGGTCCGTACAGCGTGTACAACCTCCAGCTCACCAAGAAGTTCGGCCCGAACGTGACGGCTGATTTCACCGTCGTCAACCTGACCAACAACACCTTCCGTCGCGACCCGACCGATACCAACTATCCGTACTTCAATCCGCTGATCGGCGCCGATCCGTTGGGTCGTCGCTACTACGTCAGCCTGTCCTACCGCTTCTGA
- a CDS encoding prolyl oligopeptidase family serine peptidase: MKKLQSAALALSFTFAAPTFAASTYSVEDFVKHPSYGNVRISPNGDYLAISMDHGDQDVLTIMRTSDLAVLKVNQLPDKKSVGSFHWISPNRIMFNAVKKIGGYAQPFATGEWFAVNADGSQAVPVIFYGTRDATQRGKTVGAESFSLLDTLKGDDRNVIMQSRYPRSAEGAGTQVVQVDTITGRRSVLARAPKDDCSIALDAAKEPRFAVCSSSRNEEGEYDERTELYRLDGREWVLVNASKSGGKHLWVERTTADGRVFATQSDDKAPGAIGTLDTATGEFTPLFQDKVAEVSDYIWSTDDKALLAVVTEAGAPKVTLIDENHPDADLYASLAGSFEGEMVDFSSHTEDGKRIIVSVYSDSNPGELYLFDRDTGKARFLMQRAPHLDKKLLANVKPFNFTSRDGMQIHGYLTLPRDSDGKNLPLIVNPHGGPIGPRDNWRYSGETQLLASRGYAVLQINFRGSGGYGKGFQDAGHKQWADGIQNDIIDATQWTIKNGYADKDRICIYGGSFGGYSSLMAPIRAPGMFKCAFGYVGVYDVDMLFKKGDIPQRESGLRYLRRTHGTDVAEWNKASPARRAAEVKIPVFLAAGARDVRAVPEQTELMAKALADAGNPPEGMIIQSGEMHGFYGVPARVNLYTNMLNFFSRHIDGPAEKK; this comes from the coding sequence ATGAAGAAGCTGCAATCGGCCGCACTGGCTCTTTCCTTCACCTTCGCCGCCCCCACATTTGCCGCATCGACCTACTCAGTCGAAGATTTCGTCAAGCATCCCAGCTATGGCAACGTGCGCATTTCGCCCAATGGCGATTACCTGGCCATCAGCATGGACCACGGCGACCAGGACGTGCTGACGATCATGCGTACCAGCGACCTGGCAGTGCTGAAGGTCAATCAGCTGCCGGACAAGAAGAGCGTGGGTTCATTCCACTGGATCTCGCCGAACCGGATCATGTTCAACGCTGTCAAGAAAATTGGCGGCTATGCGCAGCCGTTTGCAACTGGCGAATGGTTTGCGGTCAATGCCGATGGGTCGCAGGCCGTTCCCGTGATCTTCTATGGCACCCGGGATGCAACCCAGCGCGGAAAGACGGTGGGCGCCGAATCGTTCAGCCTGCTTGACACTCTCAAGGGCGATGACCGCAACGTCATCATGCAGTCACGCTATCCACGCTCTGCTGAAGGGGCTGGCACCCAGGTGGTACAGGTGGACACCATCACTGGTCGCCGCAGTGTCTTGGCCAGGGCTCCGAAGGACGACTGCAGCATTGCCCTCGATGCAGCCAAGGAACCACGCTTTGCCGTGTGCTCCTCCAGCCGCAACGAGGAAGGCGAGTACGACGAGAGAACCGAGCTGTATCGGCTTGACGGTCGCGAGTGGGTGCTGGTGAATGCTTCCAAGTCCGGAGGCAAGCACCTCTGGGTGGAGCGCACCACCGCAGACGGACGCGTGTTCGCTACCCAGAGCGACGACAAGGCACCGGGTGCGATCGGTACGCTGGATACAGCGACCGGAGAATTTACTCCACTGTTCCAGGACAAGGTGGCGGAGGTATCGGACTACATCTGGTCTACGGACGACAAGGCCCTGCTCGCTGTAGTGACCGAAGCGGGGGCGCCCAAGGTCACCCTGATCGACGAAAACCACCCCGACGCCGATCTGTATGCCTCTCTGGCTGGATCGTTCGAGGGAGAAATGGTCGATTTCTCCAGCCATACCGAAGACGGCAAGAGGATCATCGTTTCGGTCTACAGCGACTCGAATCCGGGTGAGCTCTATCTGTTCGATCGCGATACCGGCAAGGCCCGGTTCCTGATGCAGCGCGCGCCGCACCTGGACAAGAAACTGCTGGCCAACGTCAAGCCGTTCAACTTCACCTCACGCGACGGCATGCAGATCCACGGCTATCTGACCCTGCCGCGCGACTCGGACGGCAAGAACCTGCCATTGATCGTCAATCCGCATGGCGGTCCGATCGGGCCGCGCGACAACTGGCGCTATTCAGGCGAAACCCAGTTGCTTGCCAGCCGCGGCTACGCCGTACTGCAGATCAACTTCCGTGGCTCCGGCGGTTACGGCAAGGGGTTCCAGGATGCGGGCCACAAGCAGTGGGCCGATGGCATTCAGAACGACATCATCGACGCTACCCAATGGACCATCAAGAACGGCTATGCCGACAAGGACCGGATCTGCATCTACGGTGGTAGCTTCGGTGGCTACTCGTCGTTGATGGCGCCGATCCGCGCGCCCGGAATGTTCAAATGCGCCTTTGGCTACGTCGGCGTGTACGACGTAGACATGCTGTTCAAGAAGGGCGATATCCCGCAGCGCGAGTCCGGTCTGCGCTACCTGCGCCGCACTCACGGTACCGATGTCGCCGAGTGGAACAAGGCCTCCCCCGCACGGCGCGCCGCGGAAGTAAAAATTCCGGTTTTCCTTGCAGCCGGTGCGCGCGATGTGCGCGCAGTGCCCGAGCAGACCGAGCTGATGGCCAAGGCCCTTGCCGATGCCGGTAATCCGCCGGAGGGCATGATCATCCAGTCCGGTGAAATGCACGGCTTCTATGGCGTGCCGGCCCGTGTCAACCTTTACACCAACATGCTGAATTTCTTCTCCCGCCACATCGACGGCCCGGCAGAGAAGAAGTGA